A single Anopheles arabiensis isolate DONGOLA chromosome X, AaraD3, whole genome shotgun sequence DNA region contains:
- the LOC120906413 gene encoding TBC domain-containing protein kinase-like protein → MKVTNSSTERRIASEYQSGSIFRGCSVESGAVVPMAPSKLNYRVSVLTFFAKAHPNDECCGTNGLPLTPNSIGIFGRAQLLKSDALRHEHLCTYLDAIRGKHERTIIVQEYVGCPLAETFIGENNKQETLLRIGYQVLAALAHLNRCGLVCRNLDPTSVLVSRDFGVKLYNYGLYHMTGGGRYVSFPIGNVRYQAPEVLLGSRANAKSDVWSLGIVLAELALGCTLWESLKLSQIVRKVLSLVNTQHAVFEKLAREHNRLEVYEAMDAGLRRIIEECLTISPRRRPLAKDTLEDPVFDFVRLSSSSSPAVASDAVGGGQTLVEKHLSLSQIYYLWQLAGGDVQQELKKEGLIKSEAPILSLPNLVMLNGRSISPPKSQSVLHDHRIIFLNFGTLLERLSGIPEEDYLPLIYSTDAYLESANFKTVLPLVIRERDMLYQFHRLVLLNTLLHGYPYTHDLLRSFAAKDIPPLCRGQVWACLLGVVPNGAYERLDKCSPTHTDRQIEVDIPRCHQYNELLSAPEGHAKLKRLLKAWVAAHPQYVYWQGLDSLTAPFLYLNFNDEERAFLSLYRFIPKYLHLFFLKDNSAIIKEYLVKFFQLIFFHEPALANHLHGISFIPELYAIPWFLTMFSHVFPLHKIFHLWDKLILGDNSYPLFIGIAILRQLKGTLLKSGFNECILLFSDLPDIVIESCVNDSETMYQFTPKSITYRKFALHEEGPEEFDLNYTEEDLREVQAELHPRISVYDLIRLLRDRPASTAILDIRSSPDYRKVAIENSINVPFASVSLKEPRLEALNVPRLEAYLRRHPLITVIVSVSHESAMLFAKFLVDSGVPYVAVLHRGFEAIYRPDDKLILQTFDYINTLAKHLTPIGSFAASE, encoded by the exons ATGAAAGTGACCAACTCGTCGACGGAGCGCCGCATCGCGTCCGAGTACCAGAGCGGCAGCATCTTTCGCGGCTGCTCGGTCGAGAGTGGGGCTGTCGTGCCGATGGCACCGTCCAAGCTCAACTACCGCGTCTCGGTGCTGACGTTCTTCGCCAAGGCGCACCCGAACGATGAGTGCTGCGGGACGAACGGGCTGCCGCTGACGCCCAACTCGATTGGCATCTTTGGCCGGGCGCAGCTGCTCAAGTCGGACGCCCTGCGGCACGAGCACCTCTGCACCTATCTGGACGCGATACGGGGCAAGCACG AGCGCACGATCATTGTGCAGGAGTACGTCGGCTGCCCGCTGGCGGAAACGTTCATCGGCGAGAACAACAAGCAGGAGACGCTGCTGCGCATCGGCTACCAGGTGCTGGCCGCGCTGGCCCACCTGAACCGGTGCGGGCTGGTCTGCCGCAATCTCGACCCGACCAGCGTGCTGGTGAGCCGGGACTTTGGCGTGAAGCTGTACAACTACGGCCTGTACCACATGACGGGCGGCGGCCGGTACGTGTCCTTTCCGATCGGCAACGTGCGCTACCAGGCACCGGAGGTGCTGCTCGGCAGCCGCGCGAACGCCAAGAGCGACGTGTGGAGCCTGGGCATCGTGCTGGCCGAGCTGGCCCTCGGCTGCACGCTCTGGGAATCGCTCAAGCTGTCCCAGATTGTGCGCAAGGTGCTCAGCCTCGTTAACACGCAGCACGCCGTGTTCGAGAAGCTGGCCCGCGAGCACAACCGGCTGGAGGTGTACGAAGCGATGGACGCGGGACTGCGCCGCATCATAGAGGAGTGCCTCACGATTTCGCCCCGCAGGCGCCCGCTCGCCAAGGACACGCTCGAGGATCcagtgtttgattttgtgcggctcagcagcagcagcagcccggcaGTGGCGAGCGATGCGGTCGGCGGCGGGCAAACGCTGGTCGAGAAGCATCTGTCGCTGAGCCAGATCTACTACCTGTGGCAGCTGGCCGGTGGGGACGTGCAGCAGGAGCTCAAAAAGGAGGGCCTCATCAAGAGCGAAGCGCCGATTCTATCGCTGCCAAA CTTGGTAATGCTGAACGGGAGGTCGATCTCGCCGCCGAAAAGCCAAAGCGTCCTGCACGACCACCGCATCATCTTTCTCAACTTCGGCACGCTGCTCGAGCGGCTGTCCGGCATCCCGGAGGAGGACTATCTGCCGCTGATCTACAGCACGGACGCGTACCTCGAGTCGGCCAACTTCAAGACGGTGCTGCCGCTGGTGATCCGCGAGCGCGACATGCTGTACCAGTTCCATCGGCTGGTGCTGCTCAACACGCTGCTGCACGGCTACCCGTACACGCACGATCTGTTGCGCTCGTTCGCGGCGAAGGACATACCGCCGCTGTGCCGGGGGCAGGTGTGGGCCTGCCTGCTCGGGGTGGTACCGAACGGGGCGTACGAGCGGCTGGACAAGTGCAGCCCGACGCACACCGACCGGCAGATCGAGGTGGACATACCGCGCTGCCACCAGTACAACGAGCTGCTGTCCGCGCCGGAAGGGCACGCGAAGCTGAAGCGCCTGCTGAAGGCGTGGGTGGCCGCCCACCCGCAGTACGTGTACTGGCAGGGGCTCGATTCGCTGACCGCTCCGTTCCTGTACCTTAACTTCAACGACGAGGAGCGGGCCTTCCTCAGCCTGTACCGGTTCATACCGAAGTATCTGCACCTGTTCTTCCTGAAGGACAACTCGGCCATCATCAAGGAGTATCTGGTGAAGTTCTTTCAGCTGATCTTCTTCCACGAGCCGGCGCTCGCGAACCACCTGCACGGCATCAGCTTCATACCGGAGCTGTACGCGATCCCGTGGTTTCTCACCATGTTTAGCC ATGTGTTTCCGCTGCACAAAATATTCCACCTCTGGGACAAGCTGATACTGGGCGACAACTCCTACCCGCTGTTCATCGGCATCGCGATACTGCGCCAGCTGAAGGGCACGCTGCTCAAGTCGGGCTTCAACGAGTGCATCCTGCTGTTCAGCGATCTGCCCGACATCGTGATCGAGTCGTGCGTCAACGACTCCGAAACGATGTACCAGTTTACGCCGAAAAGCATCACCTACCGCAAGTTTGCCCTGCACGAGGAAGGCCCGGAAGAGTTT GACCTAAACTACACCGAGGAGGATCTGCGCGAGGTGCAGGCCGAGCTGCACCCGCGCATCAGCGTGTACGATCTGATCCGGTTGCTGCGCGATCGACCCGCCAGCACCGCGATACTGGACATACGCAGCAGCCCCGACTACCGGAAGGTGGCGATCGAGAACAGCATCAACGTGCCGTTCGCGTCCGTCTCGCTGAAGGAGCCGCGGCTGGAGGCGCTGAACGTACCGCGGCTGGAGGCGTACCTGCGCCGGCACCCGCTCATCACCGTGATCGTGAGCGTGTCGCACGAGAGCGCGATGCTGTTCGCCAAGTTCCTGGTGGACAGTGGCGTCCCGTACGTGGCGGTGCTGCACCGCGGCTTCGAGGCGATCTACCGCCCGGACGACAAGCTGATACTGCAAACGTTCGACTACATCAATACGCTCGCGAAGCATCTCACGCCGATCGGGTCGTTTGCGGCGAGCGAGTAG
- the LOC120905523 gene encoding probable 2-oxoglutarate dehydrogenase E1 component DHKTD1 homolog, mitochondrial — translation MLGRLLLSRGYHSTKGVFGHRPRPTTRYEGLAAAVLDKRNANANVYRWVEAYRNHGHRMAAIDPVKFHLADEAASEPLPELQYARYGLGAGDRIDPRGLLNVPAAQQPLSMAELDALLARMYCGSCSIELAFIESEQEREWLAGRYEQLFQHELTVGERRELAELMLKSQAFDQFLAVKFPTVKRYGGEGAESMMAFYWELFRSAGEHELRNVVIGMPHRGKLNVLTTMFGTRPAKIFKKFKGHPEFPAIPTPGDLLLLVDTSTDITVGGKTFHLNMLHNPSHLEAVNPVSMGKARAKQLALADGPYDTSGPDRRSKVLNVQVHGDAAFPGQGINQECLMMAAVPHYEVEGTVHLIVNNQVGFTTPAERGRSTRYVSDLAKAIMAPVVHVNGDDPEALAGVTQLAIEYRQKFGKDFFIDLNCYRRWGHNELDDPTVTNPLLYRVIHGRPSIPDRYAGRLIEAGVFDQQDVDAVSNSHRNYLTAELAACEQYEPERSYFGGQWTGLQQPGDEVTVWNTGVDYRLLSHIGQESVRLPEGFNVHPHLQKTHIDARRKRIAEGQRIDWATAEALAIGSLMYQGFNVRLSGEDVGRGTFAQRHAMTGRLRTTPDDSRRLRLQAELVFPISQQSESDRGIEGAPESTSLVLRPSLNTYLNSYLSAAKWMVCNGLVMLLPHGYDGAASEHSSCRVERFLQMTDSRETSPDGDAVNLQIINPSTPAQYFHALRRQQIRNFRKPLLVVAPKTLLRLSDCVSPHTDFAPGTHFQPVLPDPAPLDPKRVRRVVLCSGKHYYTLASERQARQVTDVALVRVESLCPFPVQAIRDELAKYANAREFVWSQEEHRNMGAWTFVQPRFENMCERRIQYRGRPEGATVAVGVSKWHVREAEDVIKTTLY, via the exons ATGCTGGGCCGGCTGTTACTCTCACGCGGATATCACAGCACAAAGGGTGTGTTTGGGCATCGTCCCCGGCCAACGACGCGCTATGAAG GACTTGCTGCAGCGGTGCTGGACAAGCGCAACGCCAACGCCAACGTGTACCGGTGGGTCGAGGCGTACCGCAACCATGGCCACCGGATGGCCGCGATTGATCCGGTCAAGTTTCACCTAGCAGACGAGGCCGCCTCCGAACCCCTGCCAGAGCTCCAGTACGCCCGGTACGGGCTCGGCGCGGGCGATCGGATCGATCCGCGCGGTCTGCTCAATGTGCCCGCCGCCCAGCAGCCCCTGTCGATGGCCGAGCTGGACGCGCTGCTCGCCCGCATGTACTGTGGCAGCTGCAGCATCGAGCTCGCGTTCATCGAGTCGGAGCAGGAGCGCGAATGGTTGGCCGGCCGGTACGAGCAGCTGTTCCAGCACGAGCTGACGGTGGGCGAGCGGCGCGAGCTGGCCGAGCTGATGCTTAAATCGCAAGCGTTCGACCAGTTCCTGGCCGTCAAGTTCCCGACGGTCAAGCGGTACGGGGGCGAGGGCGCCGAAAGCATGATGGCGTTCTACTGGGAGCTGTTCCGGTCGGCGGGCGAGCACGAGCTGCGCAACGTGGTGATCGGTATGCCGCACCGCGGCAAGCTGAACGTGCTGACGACGATGTTTGGGACGCGGCCGGCGAAGATATTCAAAAAGTTCAAGGGCCACCCGGAGTTCCCGGCGATACCAACTCCAggcgac ttgcttcttcttgtAGACACCTCTACGGATATAACGGTGGGCGGTAAAACGTTCCACCTGAACATGCTGCACAACCCGTCTCATCTGGAGGCGGTCAATCCGGTGTCGATGGGCAAGGCCCGGGCGAAACAGCTCGCCCTGGCCGACGGTCCATACGATACGAGCGGCCCCGACCGGCGCTCCAAGGTGCTGAACGTCCAGGTCCACGGTGATGCCGCCTTTCCCGGCCAGGGCATCAACCAGGAGTGTCTGATGATGGCGGCCGTGCCGCACTACGAGGTCGAGGGCACGGTGCACCTGATCGTGAACAATCAGGTCGGCTTCACGACGCCGGCCGAGCGCGGCCGCAGCACCCGGTACGTGTCCGATCTGGCCAAGGCGATCATGGCCCCGGTGGTGCACGTGAACGGCGACGACCCGGAGGCGCTGGCCGGCGTCACGCAGCTGGCGATCGAGTACCGGCAAAAGTTTGGCAAAGATTTCTTCATCGATCTGAACTGCTACCGGCGCTGGGGCCACAACGAGCTGGACGATCCGACCGTGACCAACCCGCTGCTGTACCGGGTGATCCACGGCCGGCCCTCCATCCCGGACCGGTACGCCGGCCGGTTGATCGAGGCGGGCGTGTTCGACCAGCAGGACGTGGACGCGGTCTCGAACAGCCACCGGAACTATCTGACCGCCGAGCTGGCGGCCTGCGAGCAGTACGAGCCGGAGCGGAGCTACTTCGGCGGGCAGTGGACCGGCCTGCAGCAGCCCGGCGACGAGGTGACGGTGTGGAATACGGGCGTCGACTACCGGCTGCTCAGCCACATCGGTCAGGAGAGCGTGCGGCTGCCCGAGGGTTTC AATGTACATCCGCATCTGCAGAAGACTCACATTGATGCGCGCCGAAAGCGGATTGCCGAGGGGCAACGCATCGATTGGGCCACGGCTGAGGCGCTCGCCATCGGCAGCCTGATGTACCAGGGCTTCAACGTGCGGCTGAGCGGGGAAGATGTGGGCAGGGGTACGTTTGCCCAGCGCCACGCgatgact ggacgacttcggacgactccggacgactccagacgactacGACTACAGGCGGAACTAGTGTTTCCCATTTCGCAgcagtcggagtcggatcggggTATTGAGGgtgctccagagagcacatcactggTTTTAAGGCCCTCTTTGAACACCTACCTAAACTCTTACCTCTCCGCAGCGAAATGGATGGTCTGCAATGggctggtgatgctgctgccccATGGCTACGATGGGGCCGCCTCCGAGCACAGCTCCTGCCGCGTTGAGCGCTTCCTGCAGATGACGGACTCGCGCGAAACCAGCCCGGACGGGGACGCGGTCAACCTGCAGATCATCAACCCGTCCACCCCAGCCCAGTACTTCCACGCCCTGCGCCGCCAGCAGATACGCAACTTCCGCAAGCCGCTGCTCGTCGTCGCGCCCAAGACGCTGCTCCGCCTGTCCGACTGCGTGTCGCCGCACACGGACTTTGCCCCCGGCACACACTTCCAGCCGGTGCTGCCCGATCCGGCCCCGCTCGATCCGAAGCGGGTGCGGCGCGTCGTGCTGTGCAGCGGCAAGCACTACTACACGCTCGCGTCCGAGCGCCAGGCGCGCCAGGTGACGGATGTGGCACTCGTGCGCGTCGAGTCGCTCTGCCCCTTCCCGGTGCAGGCCATCCGGGACGAGCTGGCCAAGTATGCGAATGCGCGCGAGTTCGTCTGGAGCCAGGAGGAGCACCGGAATATGGGCGCGTGGACGTTCGTGCAGCCACGGTTCGAGAACATGTGCGAGCGAAGG ATTCAATACCGGGGTCGTCCGGAAGGTGCCACCGTTGCCGTCGGTGTCAGCAAGTGGCACGTGCGGGAGGCCGAGGATGTGATTAAAACCACCCTGTATTAA